The Gemmatimonadaceae bacterium DNA segment CGCGTGCAGGACGAGTCGCTGGTGACGTATGCGCCGAAGATCGATCGCGCGATGGCGCAGCTGGATTTCCGTCGGCCGGCAGCGGAAGTGGCACGGGCGGTGCGGGCCTTCGATCCGCGGCCCGGCGCCTGGGGCGTGGTGCGCGATGGCGAGGTTCGGCTCTTCGGCGTGCGCGTGTTGCCGGACCGTCGCGGCGAACCCAGCGAGGTGCTCGAGGTGGGCGAGATGGGAATGGTCGTGGCCTGCGGCAGCGGCGCCATCGCCGTGGAGACAGTGCACCCGGCAGGCCGGCGGCGCGTGGCCGCGCTGGACTGGTACCAGGGACGCGGCATCGCCGTGGGCGACTGCTGGGAACTGCCCGCGTAGGGCAGGCCTCCGCTGACCGACTATCTTTGGAGGGTATGCCCAGCACCCTCCCGCTCGTGACTGACGCCCGCATCGCCGCCGCCGAGACGCTCGCTGACCTGCGCAGCGGCTTCTTGCTCGACGCTGCCTTCGACCGCCGCACCGCGGCGCTCGACGCGCGCGACCGGCGCTGGACGCAGGAGCTGGTCTGGGGAATGCTGCGCCGCCGCGGGTGGATCGATCACCTGCTGGCCCCGCGCGTGCGCGGGGGCATCGCGCGGCTGGAGGCGGACCTCGCCGACCTGCTGCGGCTCGGGGTGTACCAACTGCTGTATATGGGCAGCGTGCCTGCCTACGCCGCCATCGCGCAGACGGTGGAGTTGGCCAAGACGCGCCACGGACTCGGCGCGAGCAAGCTGGCCAACGCGGTGCTGCGCCGAATCGAGCGCGAGCGCGACGCGCTGGACGCCGAGTTGCCGGCCGATCCCGTGGAAGCGCTGGCGGTGGAACACTCGCACCCGCGCTGGTTGGTGGCGCGCTGGGTGGCGCGTTGGGGCGCCGAAGAGACGCGCGCGTTGCTCGAGGCGAACAACCGCGAGGCGCCGCTGATCGTGCGGCCCTGGGGCGTGGTGCGCGAGCAGCTCGAGACGATGCTCGAGGAATCGGGCGTCGGCACCGGCGATGCGCCGCTCGTCGAGGATTCGCTGCTGCTCGCGCCGGGCACGGTGCTCACGGCACTCGGCGCGTTCCAGCAGGGACGCTGCTTCGTGCAGGATCCCGCGGCCACGCTGGTGACGCGCTACGCGGCGTTGCCGCCGGGATTGCAGGTGGCCGACCTCTGCGCCGCACCCGGCGGCAAGTCGGTGGAGTTGGCGCGCCACGCGGCGCACGTGACGGCGGCCGACAGCAACGAGAATCGCATCGGGCGCGTGATCGACACCATCGGCCGCCTCGAGCTCGAGAACGTGGACGCCGTGGTCGCCGATGCGCGGGACGGCACGCTGGGCGAGTTCGATGCCGTGTTGGTGGACGCGCCCTGCACGGGCACGGGCACCTTCCGGCGCCATCCGGATGCCCGCTGGCGCCTGCGCACCTCAGACCTCGCCGTGATGGCGGCGGCCCAGCGCGCCGTGCTGCGCGGCGCCGCGAAGTGCGTGAAGCCCGGCGGCCTGCTCATCTACTCCACCTGCTCGCTGGAACCGGAAGAGAACGACGCGCAGGTGGAGGCCTTCCTGGCCGACCATCCGGGCTGGACGCTGGAGCCGCCGCCGGCCGGCACCGTGCCCGACTCCGTGCTCGACGCCGGTCGCCTGCGCGTGCTGCCGCAGCGCCACGGCAGCGATGGATCATTCGCGGCGCGCCTGCGCCGAGGGAACGCCTGATGCCGTCCAAGACCGTGCGCATCGCGCCGTCGCTACTGTCTGCTGACTTCGGCAAGCTGGCCGAGGACCTCGCGATGCTCGAGGCCGGCGGCGCCGATTGGCTGCACGTGGATGTGATGGACGGCGTGTTCGTGCCGAACCTGACCTTCGGCGCCAAGGTGATCGAGACCTGCAAGAAGCTCACGGCGCTGCCGCTGGACTGCCACCTGATGGTGGTGGAGCCGGAGAAGTACTTCGAGAGCTTCATCAAGGCCGGCGCCGACACGGTGACGATTCACGTCGAGGCGGCGCCGCATCTGCATCGCCAGGTGATGCGCATCAAGGAACTCGGCGCCAAGGCCGGCGCGACGCTCAACCCCAGCACGTCGCTCGAGACGCTGCGCGAGGTAGCCGCCGACCTCGACCTGCTGCTGGTGATGAGCGTGAACCCCGGCTTCGGCGGGCAGCGGTTCATCCCCGGCTCGGTGGAGAAGATCGCGCGAGCGCGGCAACTGCTCGACGAGACGCGTTCGCGCGCCGTGCTGGAAGTGGACGGCGGCATCGCGCGCGAGACCATCGCCGCGTGCTGGCGCGCCGGCGCGGACACCTTCGTGGCCGGAAACGCGATCTTCTCGGCCAAGGACCCGCAGGCGGAGATCGCGGCGCTGCGCACGCGTTGCACGGAGACCGCGTGAACAGCCGGCAGGCGCAGTGGGTGATCGTTGGCGCGCTGGTGGCGCTGGTCGGCATCGGGCTCTGGTCGGCGCGGACGCAGCTGGCGGCGGAGCTGTTCCCGGTGCGGATCGGGAAGGAAGCACCGAGCTTCCGCGCGAATCCGATGGTGCCGGGCAGTGCGGCCAAGACCATCGCTGACTACAAGGGCGACGTGGTGCTGCTGAACATCTGGGCCACCTGGTGCGGACCCTGCCGCATCGAGATGCCGGCTATCCAGCGCCTCGAGGAGCAACTGGGCCCCAAGGGCCTGCGGGTCGTGGCGGTAAGCGTGGACGTCGCGGGGATGGAGGACGCCATCAAGGCGTTCACCGAGGAGATGAAGCTGAGCTTCGAGATCCTGCACAACCCCGCGGGCGATATCCAGCGCAGCTACCAGACCACCGGCGTGCCGGAGACGTTCATCATCGGACGCGACGGGCGCCTACGGCGTCGGGTGATCGGGGCGCCGATGGGTGCGGACGCCTGGGACGCGCCGGCGAGCGTCGCCTACCTCGAGCGCCTGCTGGCCGAACCGCGGCCGCAGTGAGCGAGACGCGCCGCGTGCCAATCCCGCGCGCCGCCGCCTGACCGATGCGCATCCTCGGCATCGAGACGTCCTGCGACGAGACGTCGGCCGCCGTGCTCAGCGGCAACGCCGCCGCGCCACAGCTGGACTCGCTGGTGATCCTCTCACAGGACGTGCACAGCGTGTTCGGCGGCGTGGTGCCCGAGATCGCCTCGCGCGAGCACCTCACGGCCATCGTGCCGGTGACGGAGCGCGCGCTGGCCGACGCCGGCACGACACTCGCCGACGTCGACGCCATCGCCGTCACGCACGCGCCAGGGCTCGTCGGTGCGCTGCTGGTGGGCGTGAGCTACGCCAAGGCCTTGGGCGCGGCGGCTGGCAAGCCGGTGATCGGCGTGCATCATATGGAAGGGCACCTCTTCGCGACGGCGCTGGAGCATCCCGACGCCACGCCGCCCTTCACGGCGCTCTTGGTCTCCGGCGGACACACCTTGCTGCTCGACGTCGCTGAATGGGGCGCGTACCGCCTCTTGGGCCGCACCCGCGACGACGCCGCCGGCGAGGCCTTCGACAAAGCCGCCAAGCTGCTCGGCCTGCCATATCCCGGCGGCCGCCACCTCGAAGCCCTCGCGCGCGACGGCGACCCCAAGCGCCATCGCTTCACCAAGCCGATGCTCAACGCCGGCCAGAAGCCCGGCGACGCCGATTACTACGACGTCTCGTTCAGCGGACTCAAGACCGCCGTACTGCTCGCCACGCAGCAGGCCTCGGACCTCGAGGCCGAGAAGCCGCACATCGCGCGCGGGTTCCAGGACGCACTCATCGGCACGCTGGTCGCCAAGACCATCCGCGCCGCCAAGGCGCAGCGCCGCAAGAAGATCGTGCTCGGCGGCGGCGTCGCCTGCAACGCCGCCGTGGTGGACGCGATGCGCAGCACAGCCAAAGAACTCGGCGCCGAAGTCTTCGCTCCCACACCGCGCCTCGCCACCGACAACGCCGCAATGATCGCCGCCGCGGGCTTGTTTCGGTTCGCACGCGGCGAACGCTCGGATGCGACACTGAACGCACACAGTGCGCTACCAATCCCAGGGGTACGCTCAATGACGGATGACTGAAGACGGATGACGGATGACGGAAGACGGAGGACGGAAGCCGTAAGGCGCCTACTCAGCTCCCGCCGCCCACCGTACATTGCTGGACCAGAGATTCGCCTCCCCTCTCCCAGCCCTCTCTCCTCTCCCGTCTCCCCGCCGTCACCCCCCTCCCCCCTCCCATCTCCCGCTGA contains these protein-coding regions:
- the rsmB gene encoding 16S rRNA (cytosine(967)-C(5))-methyltransferase RsmB is translated as MPSTLPLVTDARIAAAETLADLRSGFLLDAAFDRRTAALDARDRRWTQELVWGMLRRRGWIDHLLAPRVRGGIARLEADLADLLRLGVYQLLYMGSVPAYAAIAQTVELAKTRHGLGASKLANAVLRRIERERDALDAELPADPVEALAVEHSHPRWLVARWVARWGAEETRALLEANNREAPLIVRPWGVVREQLETMLEESGVGTGDAPLVEDSLLLAPGTVLTALGAFQQGRCFVQDPAATLVTRYAALPPGLQVADLCAAPGGKSVELARHAAHVTAADSNENRIGRVIDTIGRLELENVDAVVADARDGTLGEFDAVLVDAPCTGTGTFRRHPDARWRLRTSDLAVMAAAQRAVLRGAAKCVKPGGLLIYSTCSLEPEENDAQVEAFLADHPGWTLEPPPAGTVPDSVLDAGRLRVLPQRHGSDGSFAARLRRGNA
- a CDS encoding ribulose-phosphate 3-epimerase, which codes for MPSKTVRIAPSLLSADFGKLAEDLAMLEAGGADWLHVDVMDGVFVPNLTFGAKVIETCKKLTALPLDCHLMVVEPEKYFESFIKAGADTVTIHVEAAPHLHRQVMRIKELGAKAGATLNPSTSLETLREVAADLDLLLVMSVNPGFGGQRFIPGSVEKIARARQLLDETRSRAVLEVDGGIARETIAACWRAGADTFVAGNAIFSAKDPQAEIAALRTRCTETA
- a CDS encoding TlpA family protein disulfide reductase; the encoded protein is MNSRQAQWVIVGALVALVGIGLWSARTQLAAELFPVRIGKEAPSFRANPMVPGSAAKTIADYKGDVVLLNIWATWCGPCRIEMPAIQRLEEQLGPKGLRVVAVSVDVAGMEDAIKAFTEEMKLSFEILHNPAGDIQRSYQTTGVPETFIIGRDGRLRRRVIGAPMGADAWDAPASVAYLERLLAEPRPQ
- the tsaD gene encoding tRNA (adenosine(37)-N6)-threonylcarbamoyltransferase complex transferase subunit TsaD yields the protein MRILGIETSCDETSAAVLSGNAAAPQLDSLVILSQDVHSVFGGVVPEIASREHLTAIVPVTERALADAGTTLADVDAIAVTHAPGLVGALLVGVSYAKALGAAAGKPVIGVHHMEGHLFATALEHPDATPPFTALLVSGGHTLLLDVAEWGAYRLLGRTRDDAAGEAFDKAAKLLGLPYPGGRHLEALARDGDPKRHRFTKPMLNAGQKPGDADYYDVSFSGLKTAVLLATQQASDLEAEKPHIARGFQDALIGTLVAKTIRAAKAQRRKKIVLGGGVACNAAVVDAMRSTAKELGAEVFAPTPRLATDNAAMIAAAGLFRFARGERSDATLNAHSALPIPGVRSMTDD